A window from Salvelinus fontinalis isolate EN_2023a chromosome 8, ASM2944872v1, whole genome shotgun sequence encodes these proteins:
- the LOC129861456 gene encoding N-alpha-acetyltransferase 80-like: MDCQFDSGGVWAIPLHQRPDLLEPCADLVNSEWQRSHGARVHALQKSCQEFPVALVLLQGSGNRDGGDGETLLGHVRLSRVVSRPGSLFVESVVVSKAQRGKGYGRTLMQETERYSKARGFLRLCLTTHDKQHFYAHLGYVLSMPVQNAGVMASFMPMEVLERFSKLPGTDDTQGECPARLVFQTLEETPYRDAKGVPIFWMHKDI, encoded by the exons ATGGATTGTCA GTTTGACAGTGGGGGCGTGTGGGCAATCCCCCTGCACCAGCGTCCGGACCTGCTGGAGCCTTGCGCCGACTTGGTGAACAGCGAGTGGCAGCGGAGCCACGGTGCCCGGGTTCACGCCCTCCAGAAATCCTGCCAGGAGTTCCCCGTAGCCCTGGTGCTGCTGCAGGGCTCTGGGAACAGGGACGGTGGGGATGGGGAGACACTCCTGGGGCACGTCCGGCTGTCCCGCGTGGTGTCCCGCCCTGGGAGCCTCTTTGTGGAGTCGGTGGTGGTGTCCAAGGCCCAGAGGGGGAAGGGCTACGGTCGTACACTGATGCAGGAGACGGAGCGCTACTCTAAGGCCCGAGGGTTCCTGAGGCTGTGTCTGACCACCCACGACAAGCAGCACTTCTATGCCCACCTGGGCTACGTTCTGTCCATGCCGGTACAGAATGCTGGTGTCATGGCCTCCTTCATGCCCATGGAGGTGCTGGAGAGGTTCTCCAAGCTCCCAGGGACAGACGACACCCAGGGTGAG tgtccggccCGACTGGTGTTTCAGACTCTTGAGGAGACGCCCTATAGAGATGCTAAAGGAGTTCCTATCTTCTGGATGCACAAGGACATCTGA
- the hyal3 gene encoding hyaluronidase-3 isoform X2: MLLQSFPLTILLLSTIPVTPQWGAVGDESGGSVAAARPVVQGRPFTMVWNMPTASCQEHYGVHLDLGAFDIVENHHQRFQGQNMSIFYHNQLGLYPYISQEGLQVNGGVPQRGDLEAHLALAQTQISALLRTGFSGLAVIDWEEWRPLWVRDFGIKQEYRRLSKKLVRGEHPELTKQEVNSLARKEFERGARAFMSETLQLGVCLRPRGLWGFYSFPECFNYHRKQKGHSYTGHCHSKTRQKNDQLAWLWRQSTALYPSIYLPQRLAGSSDATLLVRHRLLEALRVANQYPTSTHATPVLPYARVAFAHTLHFLNKTDLEHTLGESAALGMAGVVLWGEQAFAKSKVRSWRPHSLCIVSVRY, encoded by the exons ATGCTGCTACAGAGCTTCCctctcaccatcctcctcctctccaccatccCTGTCACTCCCCAGTGGGGGGCAGTGGGTGATGAGTCTGGAGGGTCTGTGGCTGCTGCAAGGCCAGTGGTCCAGGGCAGGCCCTTCACCATGGTCTGGAACATGCCCACAGCGAGCTGCCAGGAACACTATGGCGTCCACCTGGACCTGGGGGCCTTCGACATCGTGGAGAACCACCACCAGCGCTTCCAGGGCCAGAACATGAGCATCTTCTACCACAATCAGCTAGGCCTCTACCCTTACATCTCCCAGGAAGGTCTGCAGGTTAATGGAGGGGTTCCCCAGAGGGGAGACCTGGAGGCCCACCTGGCCCTGGCCCAGACCCAGATCTCAGCCCTGCTCAGGACAGGGTTCAGCGGCCTGGCCGTCATCGACTGGGAGGAGTGGCGCCCCTTGTGGGTGAGAGACTTCGGCATTAAGCAGGAGTACCGCCGGCTGTCTAAAAAACTAGTGAGAGGGGAGCATCCAGAGCtaaccaaacaggaagtgaactcCCTGGCCCGTAAGGAGTTTGAGAGGGGTGCCAGGGCCTTCATGTCTGAGACACTGCAGTTAGGAGTGTGTCTGCGACCGAGGGGACTCTGGGGCTTCTACAGCTTCCCTGAATGCTTCAACTACCACAGGAAGCAGAAAGGCCACAGCTACACGGGCCACTGCCACTCCAAGACCAGGCAGAAGAATGACCAGCTAGCCTGGCTGTGGCGCCAGTCCACTGCCCTCTACCCTAGCATCTACCTACCCCAACGTCTGGCAGGGTCCTCTGATGCCACCCTCCTGGTCAGACATAGGCTTCTGGAGGCCCTGAGGGTGGCGAATCAGTACCCCACTAGCACCCATGCCACTCCTGTACTGCCCTATGCCAGAGTGGCATTCGCCCACACCCTCCACTTCCTCAACAAG acgGATCTGGAGCACACACTGGGAGAGAGTGCAGCGCTAGGGATGGCAGGAGTGGTGCTATGGGGGGAGCAGGCATTCGCTAAGTCAAAGGTCAGATCCTGGAGACCTCACAGTTTGTGCAT CGTCAGTGTGAGATACTGA
- the hyal3 gene encoding hyaluronidase-3 isoform X1 — protein sequence MLLQSFPLTILLLSTIPVTPQWGAVGDESGGSVAAARPVVQGRPFTMVWNMPTASCQEHYGVHLDLGAFDIVENHHQRFQGQNMSIFYHNQLGLYPYISQEGLQVNGGVPQRGDLEAHLALAQTQISALLRTGFSGLAVIDWEEWRPLWVRDFGIKQEYRRLSKKLVRGEHPELTKQEVNSLARKEFERGARAFMSETLQLGVCLRPRGLWGFYSFPECFNYHRKQKGHSYTGHCHSKTRQKNDQLAWLWRQSTALYPSIYLPQRLAGSSDATLLVRHRLLEALRVANQYPTSTHATPVLPYARVAFAHTLHFLNKTDLEHTLGESAALGMAGVVLWGEQAFAKSKRQCEILRDYINSELGEYISTLKRGVQRCSEERCQGNGRCARRDPYSDHMIPLSDSFSNFLPDPSHDLSHLRTNFLCQCYQGWAGEKCQERIASITNT from the exons ATGCTGCTACAGAGCTTCCctctcaccatcctcctcctctccaccatccCTGTCACTCCCCAGTGGGGGGCAGTGGGTGATGAGTCTGGAGGGTCTGTGGCTGCTGCAAGGCCAGTGGTCCAGGGCAGGCCCTTCACCATGGTCTGGAACATGCCCACAGCGAGCTGCCAGGAACACTATGGCGTCCACCTGGACCTGGGGGCCTTCGACATCGTGGAGAACCACCACCAGCGCTTCCAGGGCCAGAACATGAGCATCTTCTACCACAATCAGCTAGGCCTCTACCCTTACATCTCCCAGGAAGGTCTGCAGGTTAATGGAGGGGTTCCCCAGAGGGGAGACCTGGAGGCCCACCTGGCCCTGGCCCAGACCCAGATCTCAGCCCTGCTCAGGACAGGGTTCAGCGGCCTGGCCGTCATCGACTGGGAGGAGTGGCGCCCCTTGTGGGTGAGAGACTTCGGCATTAAGCAGGAGTACCGCCGGCTGTCTAAAAAACTAGTGAGAGGGGAGCATCCAGAGCtaaccaaacaggaagtgaactcCCTGGCCCGTAAGGAGTTTGAGAGGGGTGCCAGGGCCTTCATGTCTGAGACACTGCAGTTAGGAGTGTGTCTGCGACCGAGGGGACTCTGGGGCTTCTACAGCTTCCCTGAATGCTTCAACTACCACAGGAAGCAGAAAGGCCACAGCTACACGGGCCACTGCCACTCCAAGACCAGGCAGAAGAATGACCAGCTAGCCTGGCTGTGGCGCCAGTCCACTGCCCTCTACCCTAGCATCTACCTACCCCAACGTCTGGCAGGGTCCTCTGATGCCACCCTCCTGGTCAGACATAGGCTTCTGGAGGCCCTGAGGGTGGCGAATCAGTACCCCACTAGCACCCATGCCACTCCTGTACTGCCCTATGCCAGAGTGGCATTCGCCCACACCCTCCACTTCCTCAACAAG acgGATCTGGAGCACACACTGGGAGAGAGTGCAGCGCTAGGGATGGCAGGAGTGGTGCTATGGGGGGAGCAGGCATTCGCTAAGTCAAAG CGTCAGTGTGAGATACTGAGGGACTACATTAATTCTGAACTGGGAGAGTACATCAGCACCCTGAAGAGAGGGGTGCAGCGCTGCAGCGAGGAGCGATGTCAAGGCAACGGTCGCTGTGCCAGAAGggacccctactctgaccacatgATCCCACTCTCTGACTCCTTCTCCAACTTCCTCCCTGACCCCTCTCATGACCTCAGCCACCTCCGCACTAACTTCCTGTGCCAGTGCTATCAGGGCTGGGCGGGTGAGAAGTGTCAGGAAAGGATAGCTTCAATCACTAACACTTAG
- the si:dkey-20d21.12 gene encoding uncharacterized protein si:dkey-20d21.12 encodes MLTEGIMAKQPPSPTTPVFFTRISDRDLTEIELHSVESINDLHRTHPEHNHKGSRRPPLPPAPSTNGNLHLRDRPVVYQTGHPMRSRWQSTLRDLLMPTSFRYTMGCAVTSLMLLTLLLIFCFLVQQGSALRSLTEAVRERQAATLEVSQLIQELQVLRHNLTAITGGS; translated from the exons ATGTTAACAGAAG ggATTATGGCGAAACAACCTCCATCCCCTACCACTCCAGTATTTTTTACCCGGATCAGTGATCGAGATCTGACTGAGATCGAGCTACATTCTGTGGAGTCCATCAACGACCTGCACCGCACCCACCCAGAGCACAACCACAAAG GCAGCAGACGACCTCCCCTTCCTCCTGCTCCCTCCACCAATGGGAACCTGCATCTCCGGGACAGACCAGTTGTCTATCAGACAGGGCATCCAATGAGAAGCCGATGGCAGAGCACGCTCCGAGACCTGTTGATGCCCACCTCGTTCCGATACACCATGGGGTGTgcagtgacatcattgatgctGTTGACGCTACTTCTTATCTTCTGTTTCTTAG TGCAGCAGGGTAGCGCTCTCCGGTCCTTAACTGAAGCAGTGAGGGAGAGACAGGCTGCGACCCTAGAGGTCTCCCAGCTCATCCAGGAGCTGCAGGTGCTGCGCCACAACCTCACAGCCATCACGGGAGGATCCTGA
- the LOC129860986 gene encoding aminomethyltransferase, mitochondrial-like, translated as MWARILSGGRGFGFGFRVPRECLRGVGLGIAGRQERHASSSEACTRKTALFDFHRDQGGKMVEFAGWSMPVQYKDSHIHSHMHTRQHCSIFDVSHMLQSKVHGRDRVKFIESMIVGDIAELKDNQGTLTLFTNDKGGINDDLIVTKTDQGYLYVVSNAGCADKDSANMKTRLAKFKAEGHDVELEFLEECLIAVQGPSMAKVLQPGLTDDLSKLSFMTSTLATVFGIQGCRVTRCGYTGEDGVEISVPKSGVVALTERLLANSEVKLAGLGARDSLRLEAGLCLYGNDIDETTTPVEATLVWTIGKRRRQAKDFPGAEIIVPQIKAKTTRKRVGLVSTGPPVRQHTPILSPEGKVIGEVTSGCPSPCLKQNVAMGYVDVAYAKNGTPIQVEVRKKAVKAVVTKMPFVPTNYYSGH; from the exons ATGTGGGCTCGGATTCTATCTGGCGGCCGCGGGTTCGGATTCGGGTTCCGAGTTCCGAGGGAGTGTCTACGTGGCGTTGGACTCGGAATCGCGGGGAGGCAGGAGAGGCATGCTTCAAGTTCAGAG GCCTGTACGAGGAAGACAGCTCTGTTTGACTTCCATCGGGACCAGGGGGGTAAGATGGTGGAGTTTGCTGGCTGGAGCATGCCTGTCCAATACAAAGACAGCCACATCCACTCCCACATGCACACTCGCCAGCACTGCTCCATCTTTGACGTCAGCCACATGCTACAG AGCAAAGTCCACGGAAGAGACAGAGTCAAGTTTATAGAGTCTATGATCGTTGGAGACATAGCAGAGCTGAAGGACAACCAG GGCACGCTCACCCTCTTCACCAATGACAAGGGAGGAATAAATGATGATCTTATCGTCACCAAGACAGACCAAGGCTACCTCTACGTGGTGTCCAATGCTGGCTGTGCAGACAAGGACTCTGCCAACATGAAG ACTAGACTAGCCAAGTTCAAAGCAGAAGGTCACGATGTGGAGCTGGAGTTTCTGGAGGAATGTTTGATTGCCGTTCAAG GTCCCTCCATGGCCAAGGTGCTCCAGCCGGGATTGACAGATGACCTCAGCAAGTTGTCCTTCATGACCAGCACTCTGGCCACTGTGTTTGGGATCCAGGGCTGCAGGGTGACCCGCTGTGGCTACACTGGAGAAGACGGAGTGGAG ATCTCAGTGCCTAAATCTGGTGTGGTGGCCCTGACGGAGCGCCTGTTGGCCAACAGTGAGGTCAAGCTGGCCGGACTGGGGGCGCGAGACAGTCTGAGGCTGGAGGCAGGCCTCTGTCTCTATGGTAACGACATCGATGAGACCACCACCCCCGTGGAGGCGACACTGGTGTGGACCATAG GAAAGCGGCGGCGTCAGGCAAAGGATTTCCCTGGTGCTGAGATAATTGTCCCCCAGATAAAGGCAAAGACGACGAGGAAGCGTGTGGGCTTGGTGTCCACGGGACCCCCTGTCAGacagcacacccccattctcagcCCAGAGGGAAAGGTCATAG gtgaGGTCACCAGTGGTTGCCCCTCCCCCTGCCTGAAGCAGAACGTTGCCATGGGTTACGTGGATGTGGCTTACGCCAAGAATGGAACTCCCATTCAGGTGGAAGTGAGGAAGAAGGCAGTGAAGGCAGTGGTCACCAAGATGCCCTTCGTGCCTACAAACTACTACTCTGGCCATTAG